A genomic window from Flavobacterium hankyongi includes:
- a CDS encoding DUF6705 family protein has protein sequence MKHVLKYLLIITAISCKSQIAPLNGLTFEYPNGTYFKDLNNELDYYVGRWEGTLNNKKYTFEFVKFTHHLSSYDGTTNGSYYYKDIVKVKLKVLDLQSNQILYDNLNAINYDDYLILGLAKKNGMFSFS, from the coding sequence ATGAAACATGTTTTAAAATATTTACTGATAATTACAGCAATTTCTTGTAAAAGTCAAATAGCACCATTAAATGGATTAACTTTTGAATATCCAAATGGTACATATTTTAAGGATTTAAATAATGAACTGGATTATTACGTGGGCAGATGGGAAGGAACCTTAAATAATAAAAAATATACTTTTGAATTTGTGAAATTTACACATCATCTCAGTAGTTATGATGGAACCACAAATGGGAGTTACTATTATAAAGATATTGTAAAAGTTAAGTTGAAAGTTTTAGATTTGCAATCGAATCAAATTCTGTATGATAATTTAAATGCAATAAATTACGATGATTATTTAATTTTAGGATTGGCTAAAAAAAATGGAATGTTCAGCTTTAGTTAA
- a CDS encoding DUF6705 family protein has protein sequence MKKIFLFAFTLLLSNCNAQQIINLENKGTYRHYPLGAYFKDINNFLNPFIGTYIYTNGNTSLKIILDKKIKDNGKYAEDVIYGGYEYIVNGVTIANTLPNTLPANTYAGSYYINGNAYLLNNSHPPCSTCTPGEKRLFITLQDTQCIYFRRLIIKREVVSGQEQIKIDLDLGNTVYYNSTDPEPVFNFALPSGSYTLIKQ, from the coding sequence ATGAAAAAAATATTTTTATTTGCGTTCACATTATTATTAAGTAATTGTAATGCACAACAAATAATTAATTTAGAAAATAAAGGAACATACAGACATTACCCTCTAGGTGCCTATTTTAAAGATATAAATAACTTTTTAAATCCTTTTATTGGCACATACATTTACACCAACGGAAATACTAGTTTAAAGATTATTCTTGATAAGAAAATAAAAGATAACGGAAAATATGCAGAAGATGTTATATATGGTGGTTATGAATATATAGTAAATGGAGTAACTATTGCAAATACTTTACCTAATACCTTACCTGCAAATACATATGCTGGTAGTTATTATATTAATGGTAATGCTTATTTATTAAACAATTCACATCCCCCATGCAGCACATGTACTCCAGGTGAAAAAAGACTATTTATAACTCTACAAGATACACAATGCATATATTTTAGAAGACTAATAATAAAACGAGAAGTAGTTAGTGGTCAAGAACAAATAAAAATTGATTTAGATTTAGGTAATACAGTTTACTATAATTCTACAGATCCTGAACCAGTTTTTAATTTTGCTTTGCCATCAGGAAGTTATACTTTGATAAAACAATAA
- a CDS encoding DUF6705 family protein — translation MKHVLKYSLIFIALSCKSQVTSIAPLNGLSFENPNGTYFKDLNNELDYYVGKWEGTLNNKKYIFEFVKFTQHLRSYDGTTNGSYYYEDEILGKLKVIDLLTNQVLYDNLNVTNYDDYLILGLAKKNGMFSFLYQDKAEKCYLHLRRINGQPNQLTYCYFTLQSYRDNECLNYQNIYDIPIFLPKTDLILTKQ, via the coding sequence ATGAAACATGTTTTAAAATATTCACTGATATTTATAGCATTATCCTGCAAAAGTCAAGTAACTTCAATTGCTCCCTTAAATGGGTTAAGTTTTGAAAATCCAAATGGCACTTATTTTAAGGACTTAAATAACGAGTTGGATTATTATGTAGGAAAATGGGAAGGAACCTTAAACAACAAAAAGTATATTTTTGAATTTGTCAAATTTACGCAACATCTTAGAAGTTATGATGGAACTACAAATGGAAGTTATTATTATGAAGATGAAATTCTAGGGAAATTAAAAGTTATTGACCTCCTGACAAATCAAGTTCTATATGATAATTTAAACGTAACAAATTATGATGATTATTTAATTTTAGGATTAGCTAAAAAAAATGGGATGTTTAGTTTTTTGTATCAAGATAAAGCTGAAAAATGCTATTTACATTTAAGACGTATAAATGGTCAACCAAATCAATTAACCTACTGTTATTTTACGTTACAAAGCTATAGAGATAATGAATGTTTAAATTATCAAAACATTTATGACATACCTATATTTTTACCCAAAACAGATTTAATATTAACTAAACAATAA
- a CDS encoding TonB-dependent receptor, whose amino-acid sequence MKSIINITFFLITSIAFSQVQKGVVIDSLGTPIENAYLINNTTQTHSHTDEFGNFFIEKTKENDQLLVSALGFKKQTITVTAGELKITLQSDAFKLDEVVVSSNLSAMNIISKIDLATAPVKSSQEILRKVPGLFIGQHAGGGKAEQIFLRGFDIDHGTDIAISVDGMPVNMVSHAHGQGYADLHFVIPETIDKIDFGKGSYYANKGDFATAGYVAFKTKEDIEKSFVSAEVGLFNTLRTVGAFDLLDKKFKDKAYIATEYMLTDGPFDSPQNFKRINILGKYTTLLSNNGKVSVLASRFTSKWDASGQIPQRLIDNGAISRFGAVDNTEGGSTSRTNVNVLLIKPLTEQTSIKANTFYSNYQFELYSNFTFFLEDPINGDQIRQKEYRDIYGLNAELSSKLTKGLLQFGLGFRADQTKDTELSHTKNRKETLNTTKLGDIDQTNMFSYLNTEFDFGKFKINPSLRLDYFKFDYQDKLATNYRTQSENKAKISPKLNLIYAHSNTFQVFIKSGYGFHSNDTRVVVEQSGKKILPTSFGADFGIIYKPFSKLLINSALWMLDLQQEFVYVGDAGVVEPSGKTARRGIDLGMRYQLSDYLFFDADANYTHGRSTEDPKGQNYIPLAPDFTTTAGISLKNYKNWSGGLQYRYLKSRPANEDNSIVAKGYMVTDANINYKWNAIAFGISAENIFNTKWNETQFATESQLQNETQSVEEIHFTPGTPFFLKGKITYNF is encoded by the coding sequence ATGAAAAGTATAATCAACATAACATTTTTTTTAATTACTTCAATTGCTTTTTCACAAGTTCAAAAAGGAGTTGTTATCGACTCACTGGGGACCCCAATAGAGAATGCTTATCTAATCAATAATACTACACAAACACATTCACATACTGATGAATTTGGAAATTTTTTTATTGAAAAAACTAAAGAAAATGACCAATTGTTAGTGTCTGCATTGGGATTTAAAAAACAAACTATTACTGTAACTGCTGGTGAACTTAAAATTACACTACAATCAGATGCTTTTAAATTGGATGAAGTTGTTGTTTCATCAAATCTTTCAGCAATGAATATAATTTCCAAAATAGATTTGGCTACAGCACCTGTAAAATCATCCCAGGAAATTTTAAGAAAAGTACCGGGACTTTTTATAGGTCAACACGCAGGTGGCGGTAAAGCGGAACAAATTTTTCTTCGTGGATTTGATATAGATCATGGAACTGATATTGCTATTTCTGTTGATGGAATGCCCGTAAATATGGTTTCCCATGCCCACGGTCAAGGTTATGCCGATTTACATTTTGTGATTCCAGAAACTATCGATAAAATTGATTTTGGGAAAGGAAGTTACTACGCCAATAAAGGTGATTTTGCTACAGCAGGTTATGTTGCTTTTAAGACGAAAGAAGATATTGAAAAAAGTTTTGTAAGTGCCGAAGTAGGTCTGTTTAACACATTGAGAACCGTTGGAGCTTTTGATTTGTTAGATAAAAAATTTAAAGATAAAGCGTATATCGCTACAGAATACATGTTGACAGATGGACCTTTTGATTCACCTCAAAATTTTAAAAGAATAAATATTTTAGGTAAATACACAACGTTGTTGTCTAATAACGGAAAAGTTTCGGTTTTAGCTTCAAGATTTACAAGTAAATGGGATGCTTCAGGACAAATTCCACAACGATTAATTGATAACGGAGCCATTTCAAGATTTGGTGCCGTGGATAATACCGAAGGAGGTTCAACATCAAGAACCAATGTAAATGTTTTATTAATCAAACCATTAACTGAACAAACATCTATAAAGGCGAATACATTCTATTCAAATTATCAGTTTGAATTGTATTCTAATTTTACTTTTTTTCTAGAAGATCCTATAAATGGAGACCAAATAAGACAAAAGGAGTACAGAGATATTTATGGTTTAAACGCCGAACTAAGTAGTAAGCTAACTAAAGGATTATTACAGTTTGGATTAGGATTTAGAGCAGATCAAACTAAAGACACAGAATTATCACATACAAAAAACAGAAAAGAAACTTTAAATACCACAAAACTTGGTGATATAGACCAAACGAATATGTTTTCTTATCTGAATACTGAATTCGATTTTGGGAAATTTAAGATAAATCCATCGCTTCGATTAGATTATTTTAAATTTGATTATCAGGACAAGTTGGCAACAAATTATAGAACACAATCCGAAAACAAAGCCAAAATATCTCCAAAACTGAACTTGATTTATGCACATAGTAATACTTTTCAGGTATTTATTAAATCGGGTTATGGGTTTCATTCAAACGACACAAGAGTGGTTGTTGAGCAATCAGGGAAAAAGATATTACCAACATCTTTTGGAGCCGATTTTGGAATTATTTACAAACCGTTTTCTAAGCTATTAATTAATTCAGCTTTATGGATGTTAGATTTACAACAAGAGTTTGTTTATGTAGGCGATGCAGGTGTTGTTGAGCCAAGTGGTAAAACAGCACGAAGAGGAATAGATTTAGGGATGCGTTACCAACTTAGTGATTATTTGTTTTTTGATGCAGATGCAAATTATACTCACGGAAGAAGTACAGAAGACCCCAAAGGACAAAACTATATTCCTTTGGCACCTGATTTTACAACTACAGCAGGAATTAGCCTGAAAAATTATAAAAATTGGTCAGGCGGATTACAATACCGTTATTTGAAATCGAGACCTGCTAACGAAGACAATTCAATCGTTGCCAAAGGATATATGGTTACAGATGCCAATATAAATTATAAGTGGAATGCAATTGCGTTTGGAATTAGTGCCGAAAACATTTTTAATACAAAATGGAATGAAACGCAATTTGCTACAGAGTCACAATTGCAAAATGAAACCCAAAGTGTTGAAGAAATACATTTTACGCCAGGAACACCGTTTTTTCTTAAAGGAAAAATTACTTATAATTTTTAA
- a CDS encoding tetratricopeptide repeat protein: protein MRIFFIFFSFIFIISGCKKENGKLMNSNDYNSYLNLKGNKTVDFALSEIKFWQNKYDKSPTQTSYLNKIAAYYSLLFEQTGNIEDLHKAENLLIESNKKLNYKDVGSLRSLARNYITQHRFKEALTLAEKAYQIGEKLHETHKLLFDVQMELGNYEKAKESLKAIYDINDFDYLIRLAKWNDHKGDLNTAISIMENASRMTEKLDNKSLMTWSYSNLGDMYGHAGKINDSYDYYLKTLNLDSNNSFALKGLAWIAFSHEKNTKEAKRILEIVSKKHNSPDFYLLKAEVAEYEKDFASQKKYLHDYFMMLDSNNYGVMYNKYNALLFSEENKKLDEAFKIANQEISNRPTPQSYDLLAWAYFKNGESEKALKIVNEHVVKKSFEPEVMFHLASIYKANNLLNEVKPIKKELESSIFELGPNMSAKIQSL, encoded by the coding sequence ATGAGAATTTTTTTTATATTTTTTAGTTTCATATTTATTATTTCTGGATGCAAAAAAGAAAATGGTAAGCTTATGAATAGCAATGACTACAATTCTTATTTGAATTTAAAAGGAAATAAAACTGTTGATTTTGCTTTGAGTGAAATTAAATTCTGGCAGAATAAATATGATAAATCGCCAACACAAACGAGCTATCTAAATAAAATTGCTGCTTACTATTCATTGCTTTTTGAACAAACAGGTAATATAGAAGACTTACACAAAGCCGAAAATTTATTAATAGAGTCGAACAAAAAATTAAATTATAAAGATGTAGGTTCTTTAAGATCTTTAGCAAGAAATTACATCACACAACATCGATTTAAAGAAGCACTAACTTTAGCAGAAAAGGCATATCAAATAGGTGAAAAACTTCACGAAACTCATAAGCTTTTATTTGATGTTCAAATGGAATTGGGTAATTATGAAAAAGCTAAAGAAAGTTTAAAAGCGATTTATGATATTAATGATTTTGATTACTTAATACGATTAGCTAAATGGAATGATCATAAAGGTGATTTGAATACTGCTATATCTATTATGGAAAATGCTTCCAGAATGACTGAGAAGCTAGATAATAAATCTTTAATGACATGGTCTTATTCGAATTTGGGTGATATGTATGGACATGCCGGCAAAATAAACGATTCATACGATTATTATCTAAAAACATTAAATCTAGATTCTAATAATTCTTTCGCTTTGAAAGGATTAGCATGGATAGCTTTTTCTCACGAAAAAAATACTAAAGAAGCCAAACGTATTCTCGAAATAGTTTCTAAAAAACACAATTCACCAGATTTTTATCTGCTTAAAGCCGAAGTAGCAGAGTATGAAAAAGATTTTGCTTCACAAAAAAAATATCTTCATGACTATTTCATGATGTTAGATAGTAATAATTATGGAGTGATGTATAATAAATACAATGCACTACTTTTTTCGGAAGAAAATAAAAAACTTGATGAAGCATTTAAAATTGCAAATCAGGAAATTAGTAATAGACCCACACCACAATCTTACGATTTATTGGCTTGGGCTTATTTTAAAAACGGAGAATCTGAAAAAGCTTTAAAAATCGTAAATGAACATGTAGTAAAAAAATCTTTTGAGCCTGAAGTAATGTTCCATTTAGCAAGTATATATAAAGCTAATAATTTATTAAACGAAGTAAAACCCATAAAAAAAGAATTAGAATCTAGTATTTTTGAATTAGGACCAAACATGTCAGCCAAAATCCAAAGTTTATAA
- a CDS encoding DUF4331 domain-containing protein encodes MKTNKYIIAAISILGLSMLMSCNDDDDDMQMMDYGPDFSGTYVQKDQMARPAINTVFVASGSPKDAFNTTIPSMMGASYQATFQSRLLALNSGYTTNALGQTAAQFTGLLATDVLNVSKVGTTTFFDGTNVLTGRALADDVIDVELLLIFGGPAGTSNAGLTSDHVNANDKAFSSTFPYLATAW; translated from the coding sequence ATGAAAACAAATAAATATATAATAGCTGCAATATCTATTTTAGGACTGTCTATGTTGATGAGTTGTAATGATGATGATGATGATATGCAAATGATGGATTATGGACCTGATTTTTCTGGAACTTATGTTCAAAAGGATCAAATGGCAAGACCGGCGATTAACACGGTTTTTGTTGCCTCGGGATCTCCTAAAGACGCATTCAATACAACAATCCCTTCTATGATGGGGGCTAGTTATCAGGCTACTTTTCAGTCAAGATTATTAGCTTTAAATTCAGGTTATACTACTAATGCTTTGGGACAAACAGCTGCTCAGTTTACAGGATTATTGGCTACTGATGTTTTAAATGTGAGTAAAGTAGGTACAACTACTTTTTTTGATGGTACAAATGTTTTAACAGGTAGAGCTTTAGCTGATGATGTTATTGATGTCGAATTATTATTGATTTTTGGAGGACCCGCAGGGACTTCTAACGCTGGACTTACATCAGACCACGTTAATGCAAATGATAAAGCTTTTTCTAGCACATTTCCATATTTAGCTACGGCTTGGTAA